ATCTCCCCGCAGCAGATGGTTCCGGCGGTGGGACAGGGCGCTATCGCCGTGGAGATCCGTGAAGACGACTCATTCATGACCGAAGTCTGTCACGCTCTCAATCACCCCGAGACCTTCACGTGTATCACCGCCGAGCGCGTGGTGATGCGCACGCTCGAGGGCGGGTGTCAGGTGCCCATCGGTGCATACGCGCGCTTTGAAGGGGATGAACTTGTCATGGACGGCCTCGTCGGCTCGGTCGACGGCGCGAGAATCGTCCGCGAACGTGTCTGTGGTGCAGTAGACGATCCGGTGGGTCTCGGACACGCGATGGTCGCACGTCTGCGGGAGCTCGGCGCCGGGTCGATCCTCGCCGAGATTCGCGCAGCTGACGATGTTGATGGCCTGCTCAAGACCTGAGGAGCGGTTAGCGTGAGTGACAGCCGACCCACACGCGGAGCGTCGTCGGCGCGCGAGGGCTTGCCGCTTGCCGGTCGAACGGTAGTCGTCACTCGCGCACGTCACCAGGTTCGTGAACTCGCATCAGCGCTCGAGGAACGTGGTGCCGAGGTCCTCGAGTTTCCGGTGATCAAGACGCTCGACCCTGAAGACTGGGCGCCTGCCGACGAGGCTATCGTCAACCTGACCGTCTACGACTGGGTGGTCTTCACCTCCGCAAACGCGGTCCACCGGTTCTTTGAGCGCCTTGCGCTCTACGATCGTGACGCCCGAGCGCTCGCCGGCATCCGGGTCGCGGCGGTGGGACGCGCGACCGCCGACCATCTGCGGGGTCGCGGCATACGTGCCGACTACGTTCCGGGCGACTTTCGCGCGGAAGGGCTGATCGAGGGATTCTTCGACCGTGGCGTGGGCAAGAACTCGCGTGTGCTCATCCCGCGCGCTCTTGAGGCACGTGAAGTGCTACCTGAGACACTGCGAGAGCGGGGTGCGCGCGTCGACGTCGTGCCGGTGTACCGCACCGTCACGGGCGAAGGGAACCCCGCCACCCTGGAGCGCATGGCCGACGGAGGGATCGACGTCGTGACGTTCACCTCGCCCTCGACATTCCGCGGTTTCCTGACGTTGATCGAGGGCACTGCGGCGCGTGATGTTCTTACGGCGGCGGCGCTCGCGTCAATCGGTCCTGTCACTTCGGATGCCGTACGTGAACTTGGCAGCGAGGTCGATATCGAGGCCGATCCTTACACGGTCGCCGGACTCGTCGATGCGATCTGCCGGTATTTCTCGGCAGGCGCGTGTGCGGGAACCGGCGGCGATACAGGCATGTCCGACGGTGGGGCGGAACGTTGACAACGCGCGTGCGCGCGGGGATACTCGTGCCTGCTCCGGAGGCCGTGAGGCGCGGAGTCATCCGTGGGGATGTAGCTCAGCTGGGAGAGCGCTGCGTTCGCAACGCAGAGGTCGGCGGTTCGAGCCCGCTCATCTCCACCAACTACGGTCTGGCCGGGGCGGTTCGCGCGATATCGTGCGGGTCGCCCCGTTGCGTACGTACGGTAGACCCCGCGGCCAGCGTCCGCAGGGTTATGTGAGGGCGAAGCTGAAGGAGGCTACACTTCGATGATCGGGGCTCAGTCGGATTTCGCGGTGCGGTTCCAGGAGTTTGTGTTCTACGCGGGGCCGATCGTGCAGATGCTGTACTGGATTGTCGTCGCGGGCGCTGCACTCTACGCGGTGTTGCTGCTGCGACGCCACATGAGCGCGCACTTTGCGGGGGGCAAGGAGCTTCCCGGAGCATCCCGGTCACCCGCACCAGAAACGGCTCCGGTGTCCGTCGACGAGTTTGTCGAATAGCGGCCACCCGGGCACCTGGAACCTGGCACCCGGCCACCTGGCTACCTACCTCAGAGGAGGCAGTCTCCATGGAGTTTCCCGCATACCGCCCCCGCCGGCTACGCTCACGTGAGGCATTGCGCTCAATGGTGCGCGAGAACACGCTTGAGCCCAGCGACCTCATCTACCCGCTGTTCATCAAGCCTGGCACTGGGTTGCGTGACGAGGTCACTTCGATGCCAGGCGTCTACCAGCTCACCATCGACCAGCTCCCCGCGGAGATCGATGAGCTCAAAGGGCTCGGGATCCCGGCCGTCATCCTATTCGGCCTGCCGGAGACCAAAGACGAGGCGGGCAGCGGAGCGTACGCCGCAGATGGCATCGTTCAGCGGGCGATTCGCGCGATCAAGGCTCACGATCCCGAGTACTACGTGATCACCGACGTCTGCATGTGCGAGTACACCAGCCACGGGCACTGCGGCGCGCTCGACGAACATGGATGCGTGATCAACGACGTCACCCTCGAGATGCTGGCGAGCACGGCGCTCAGTCACGCCGAGGCAGGCGCTGACATGGTCGCCCCGAGCGACATGATGGACGGGCGGGTGGCCGCTATCCGTACCGCGCTCGACACCGAGGGCTATGCGAACATCCCCATCATGAGCTACTCGGCCAAGTACGCCTCGGCATATTACGGCCCGTTCCGTGACGCGGCGGATTCGGTTCCCACCTTTGGTGATCGTCGCGCCTACCAGATGGATCCCGCCAACTCCGACGAAGCGATTCGCGAAGTTGCGCTCGACATAGGCGAGGGTGCGGACATCGTGATGGTCAAGCCGGCGCTTGCCTACATGGACATCATTCGCCGAGTGAAAGATGAGTTTGGCTATCCGACCGCCGCCTACAACGTGAGTGGCGAGTACGCGATGGTGAAGGCCGCTGCGCGAAACGGCTGGATCGATGAGCGTCGCGTGGTGCTTGAGACACTGCTTGGCTTCAAGCGCGCCGGCGCGGATATGGTACTCACGTACCACGCGAAGGACGCGGCGAGGTGGCTTGCCGAGACCTAAGCGTGGCCTCAGGATCCGGGTCGAGCCCGCACGATCGTGACCGGTCCGATTGGCCCTATTATTGCGAAGTGGTGTGCGCGTCGCGTCCAATCGAAGGGAACCGCCGAGTATGGCCGACAATGTAGGGAACGCGGATGCTCGTCCAGACCTCGATCTCGAAGAGGGCTTCGGGTCTGCGGGCGAAGGCACGCTTACCGAGCAGGAGATCGCTGACGCCGAGGCGCCATGCGGCGGCGTGGGAATCGGCATTCCGATGGGGGCTGGTCATCCCGGCGGCGTGCCGGTCGATCCAGTTGGAGGCCATCCGGGTTCCCACCCTGGCGGACGCCAGCGTCACGGCGGCGCGCGGAGTGTTGGCTTCCGGCCCGGAGGCGGCCCGCAGGCGATCGCGTATCACGAACGGACGGGCATCAAGGCACCCCGAATCATCGCGTGGGAGATCACGCGCTCGTGCAACCTGAGCTGTGTTCACTGCCGAGCCGCCGCCGAGTTTGGCCACTACCCCGGTGAGCTTTCGCTCGAGCAGATCAAGAGCGTTATCGACAACATCGTCACGATCTCAAACCCGATCATCATCCTCACTGGCGGGGAACCGCTCATGAGGCCCGACATCTGGGAGATTGTCGACTACTGTCACGAGATGGGCGCCATGCCCGTCATCGGAACCAACGCCACCATGATCACCGACGAGATCGCGGCCAAGATGGCAGCACATCGCATCCCGCGCATCTCGGTCTCGATCGATTTTCCCACAGCCGAGGGGCACGACACGTTTCGCGGGCAGGCGGGGTGCTTCGACCAGTCGGTCGAGGGCATCAGGATCGCGAAACGTCACGGGGTGGGCGTTCAGGTCAACACGACGGTCACCAAGCTCAACGCCGACAAGATCGAAGAGATCCACGACCTCGCGGAGTCGCTCGATGTCGACGCGTTCCACATCTTCATGCTCGTTCCGACGGGTCGCGGGTCCGAGCTGCTCGAACAAGAGCTTCCTCCCGATGAGTACGAGCGCGTTCTCACGTGGGCGTATCATCGGCAAAAGACGAGTCCGCTACACTTCAAGCCCACCGACTCCCCACACTACTACCGCATCATCCGTCAGCTCGCGAAGGCCGAAGGCAAGAAGGTCACGCGCGAGGAGTATGGCCTCGACGCGATGACGCGCGGGTGCCTCGGCGGTATCACGTTTTGCTTCATCAGTCACGTGGGCGACATCCAGCCGTGCGGGTACTTCGATATGCAGCTGGGCAACGTGAAAGAGAAGCCGTTTTCCGAGATATGGACGGAAAGCAAGGTCTTCAACGACCTTCGTGACTACTCATTGCTCAAAGGCAAGTGTGGCGCGTGCGAGTACAAGGCGGTGTGCGGCGGGTGCCGTGCGCGAGCGCTCGAGCTCACGGGAGACTACCTTGCGGCTGAGCCGTACTGCGTATACGAACCGCCCGGCTGGACCGGGGAGTGCGAACAGGCGTAGGGAGTCTGGATGGGTGCGTTCGAGCGGTCGGCGACAGCGGCGTCTAGAGGGCTACTGGTTCTTGTTCTCCTCGTAGCGCTCACACCCGCCGCTGGCGCGTATGGTGCTGATGCGCGCGCTGGGTCGCGCGAGCCAGGCACCGAAGCGAAGGGACAGCATCCGCGGGAAGGACGAGAGTCCGAGGGTGTCAGAGCCGACGAGTATGTTGAGGGAGAAGTGCTCGTCCGCTTCAGGAGGGGGGTCAGCTCGGCGGTTCGTGGGCGGGCGCACTCCGTTGCGGGCGGCGCGCGGATCCGTTCGTTAGCGGCTGCGCGTGACTTGGAGCTCGTGAGGCTTCCGCCGGGCATGAGTGTGTCCAAGGCGGTTGTCGCGTACGGCACGCAACTTTCGGTAGAGTACGCCCAGCCAAACTACCGGAAGCGTAAGGCGGGAACGTACCCGGACGATCCGCGTTTCTCCCAGTTGTGGGGGTTGCGTAACACCGGGCAGACGGGGGGTGCTGCAGGCGCGGACATCGACGCTGCCGGTGCGTGGGATATCACGGCCGGGTCGAGCGCCGTTGTCGTCGCCGTCCTCGATACCGGGATCGACTACAACCATCCGGATTTGGCCGGGAACATGTGGGTGAATCCCGGGGAGATCGCCGGTAACGGTCTGGACGATGATCGTAATGGCTACGTCGACGACGTCCACGGCGTGAACACCATCAATGCTACGGGCGATCCTTTCGACGACGACCCCGGGGGCCACGGCACGCACTGCGCGGGAACGGTTGGGGCGGTTGGCGGGAACGGGCTCGGCGTGACGGGAGTGAATTGGGACGTCTCGCTCATGGCGGTGAAGATGCTCGATTCATCTGGCGCGGGTACGACGGCGTCAGCGGTAGAGGCGTTTCACTACGCGGCCGCGAACGGCGCGGCCGTCATCTCGAACTCGTGGGGAGGCGGCTACCCGTTCGACCGGGCCGAGTACGATGCGATAGCCGCCATCGACGCACTGTTTGTATTCGCGGCGGGCAACGCCGGCACGAATAACGATGGCGCGGCACCGTTCTACCCAGCGTCGTATGACCTGCCCAACATCATCTCGGTTGGCGCATCGGACCACAACGACGCGCGTGCAAGCTTCTCAAACTATGGAGCGGCGTCCGTCGATGTGTTCGCGCCTGGTGTCGATATCCTGAGCACGGTGCCAGGCTCGCCCGTCACGCTGGCGCCGGACATCGCTCAGACGCTGTATGCGACCGGGTTCGACACAGCGGCAGGTTGGAGCTTCACGGGACCAGGGATGTTTGTGAATGCGCCGTGGGCGCTCAGCACGGTGGCATACACTTCGGCGCCGTCGAGCATCGCCCACTTGGGATACCGGAATAGCGAGGCCGCATTCGCCGACTCTCCGCCCGTGGACTGCTCCACGGCGCCCGCGGTTTTCCTGAACGCTCGGGTGCGCTACGACATCGAGCATGAGTGGGATTGGCTCAGCGCGTGGGTGTGGAACGGCTCGGCGTGGCACCTGGTGGACATGAAGAGCGGCTCTTCGGGCGGAGTGTTTCAGGATTGGTGGATAGACATCACGCCGTGGGCGGCGGGCAGGAGCGGCGTTGTCGTGTCGTTCTATCTGTCTGCCGACGAGTCGATCGACTCCACCTCGGGCTACGAGGGAGTCTATGTCGATGACGTCAGGGTTGTGGTACCGGCCGAGACGGGCGGGTCTCTCTCGGAGCGCGATCACACTAATGCATACAAGACGATGAGCGGCACCTCGATGGCGGCGCCGCACGTCGCGGGGATCGCCGCGCTCCTGCTCTCAGTCGATCCGGCCGCGGACGCCGTCAGGCTTAAAGACACCATCCTTGACTCGGCTGAACCTCGCCCATCTCTTGCGGGCTTGTGCGTCATGGGAGCGCGGGCCGATGCGCGCTCGGCGCTGGCGGCTGTCGTTGGCGAAGGGCCGCCGGTCACGGTCGTGTCGGGCGTGCCTGATGGATGGAGCAACCAGATAGCGACGGTCACCCTTGCGGTTCCCGATGCCTGGCCTGGGGTCACCACGTACCGCCGCTGGTACCGCACGGACACGCTCCCGACCCCGTTCATGGGAGTCACGCCACCGGTTCAGCGCGTGTTCTTTGTGAGTGCGGAGTGGAGGCTCGACTTCTACTCGCAAGACGCGTTTGGCCGCACGGAAGCTGAGCGCGGTGTCACGGTGCGTATCGACCGGACGACGCCGGGCACGGCGACATCGGCCAACGGGAAGACCTTCGAGGGACGGGCGAGTATCTTGCTGGTTCGAAACGACCAGCATTCAGGTATCGCCACGACGCACTGGAAGCTCGACGGGGGCCCATGGCAGATAGCCGGCCCCGCCGATCCGGTCGTCATCGAGGCGACTGGGAAGGGCGCACATATCCTCCAGTACTACTCGACGGATAACGCTGGCAACGTCGAGCCTGGGAGAGGCGCCACTTTCACGATCACCACGGCTTTCGATGAGATCGCCGGCGACGACAGGGTGGGCACCGCGGTCGCCGCTTCGTTGTCAGCGTTCCCAGATGGCGCCGAAACGGTTGTGATAGCGACTGCGCTAAACTGGCCCGACGCCCTCGGCGGGACCGCGCTCGCTGGCGCTCTCGGGGGACCGGTCTTGCTCGTGAACACGTCGTCGCTTCCGGCGGCGACCGCATCCGAGATCACCCGGCTAGGCGCGAAGAAGGCGGTGATCGTGGGAGGTACCGCGGCCGTGGGCGATGAGGTGGCCGAATCGCTGCGCGCCGTGCTCGGTCCAAACGGCGCCGTTGAGCGAGTGGCGGGCGACGATCGCTACGAGACCGCTGACGAGGTCGCGTCGCGTGTCATTGCCGCTGCGAACGCCTCTGGAGGCTGGGACGGTACGATCCTCGTCGCGACCGGCGCCAACTTTCCCGACGCGCTTTCGGCGGCACCTCTCGCGGCCGCTAACGCGTGGCCGATCGTGCTCGCGCATCCCGCGCACGGCCTGCTGCCCACGACCCGAAGTGTGATGGCAGGCGTCGATCGTGCGTTCGTGCTCGGAGGGACAGGAGCCGTAAGCGCCGTCACCGAGTCGGGTTTGCGTGACCTGCTCGGAGCCGGGGGGACCGTTAAGCGCCTCGGTGGCGGGGACCGGTGGGACACAGCCGTGAAGGTGGCCGAGTGGGCCGTCGCCAACGAGTCGTTCACGTGGGACGGTGTCGCGCTCACCAACGGCCACAACTTCCCCGACGCGCTTGCTGGCGGTGTTTTGCAGGGTGAGCGTCGCAGCGTGATGTTGCTGACCGCGCCCGCCACGTTGAGTCCCCCTACAGCCGCCGCCATCGGAAACTACAAGGCCGCGATAGGGCGAGCGACGTTCCTGGGCGGGACGAGCGCTATCTCTGACGGGGTGCGCGCCACTGTGCGCACGTTGTTGGAGTAGGCCGCCGCGAATGCGCGCCGACCGTGTAGAATACGAAAACGTGCGTCACCGCGTGAGCGCGGCGGCGCGACAGGTTTCCACACTCCTAAGGAGCGACGTTACCCATGCGTGACATCACCAACTCCCATCACATGTTCGCGGCGGCCTGCGCGTTGATCCCCGGTGGCGTCAACTCGCCGGTGCGCGCGTACAAGAGCGTGGGCATCGAGCCGCGCTTCGTCGCCAAGGCGAAGGGATCGCGTATCTGGGACATCGAGGGCCGCGAGTACGTTGATTTCGTGGCGTCGTGGGGACCGATGATCCTCGGACACGCGCCCGAGACGGTCCTTGACGCGGTCCGCAACCAGTTGGAGCTTGGCACGAGCTATGGGGCGCCCACCTGTGCCGAGGTTGCCCTGGCCGAGAAGATCGCCGCCGTCGTGCCCAGTATCGAGGAGGTCCGCATGGTCTCCTCGGGCACCGAGGCGACCATGAGCGCGATTCGTCTCGCCCGCGGTTATACCGGGCGAGAGAAGTTCATCAAGTTCGACGGCAACTATCACGGTCACTCAGACTCACTGCTCGTGGCCGCAGGCTCTGGACTGCTCACACTCTCCATCCCCGGCACGCCGGGTGTGACTGAGGGCGCGGCGAAAGACACGGTGGTGGTGCCCTACAACGACCTTGATGCGGTACGTGAGGCGCTGGAAGCCAACTCCGGCGAGGTCGCGGCGATCATCGTCGAGCCGATCGCTGGCAACATGGGCGTCGTGCCGCCGCGTGCCGGCTTCCTCGAAGGGCTGCGTGCGCTCTGCGACGCGCACGGCACGGTACTCATTTTCGACGAGGTGATCACCGGCTTTCGGGTGGCGCTTGGGGGTGCGCAGGAGCTCTACGGCGTGACGCCCGATCTCACCACCCTCGGCAAGATCATCGGCGGCGGGTTCCCGGTGGGCGCCTTTGGCGGCAGGCGCGAGATCATGGAGCACCTCGCTCCAGTCGGCCCGGTATACCAGGCGGGCACGCTTTCCGGCAACCCGGTGGCGATGGTCGCCGGACTCGCCACCATCGAGGCGCTCTCCGCTCCGGGCGTCTACGAGGAGCTCGACCGCAAGGGTAAGCGTATCGCCGATGGACTCTGCCGAGCGTCGGGCAGCGCGGCGATCCACACCTCGTGCAACCGCGTGGGGTCGATGGCGTGCATGTTCTTCACGCACCTCGAAGTCTCCAACTGGGCAACGGCGTCTACGAGCGACACTGAGCGCTACGCCGCGTACTTCCGGGGCATGCTCGACCGCGGCTTCTGGCTCGCGCCGAGTCAGTTCGAGGCGACATTCGCCTCGCTCGCGCATACCGATGAAGAGCTCGACGCATTCGTCGCGGCCGCAACCGAAGTGCTTGCCGAGATCTAGCGCGCCGCCCTGCAACTCGATATGGAAACGGAGTCTGTGTGATGAAGGCCATCATCCCGGCGGCGGGTCTTGGGACGCGCTTCCTGCCGGTGACCAAGTCGCAACCCAAAGAGATGCTTCCGGTAGTCGACAAGCCGGTCATCCAGTACGTGGTCGAAGAGGCGGTCGCCGCCGGGGCCGGCGAGATCCTTCTCGTCACCGGCCGGGGCAAGCGCGCCATCGAAGATCACTTCGACCGGTCCATCGAGCTTGAGGAGTTGTTGGAGTCGAGTGGGGATACCACGAAACTCCGTCAGGTACGGCTGATCTCCGATCTCGCTGAGGTCTTCTACGTGCGCCAGAAGAAGCCAAAGGGTCTTGGACACGCCGTTGGCTGCGGCGCTCCGTTCACGGCGGACGAACCGTTCTTTGTCATGCTCGGCGACGTGATTGTGCCTGACAACAGCTGTCTGCCGCAGTTGAGCAAGGTCCACGCGCGCTACGGGGGCTCGGTCATCGCGGTCGAGGAGGTCGCGCCGGAGCTTGTCTCGCGCTATGGCGTCATCGCGGGAACCGAGGTGGAGCCCGGCGTCTACAAGCTCACCGACCTTGTCGAGAAGCCGCCCGCCAACGAGGCGCCGAGCAACCTTGCGATCTTTGGCCGATACCTGCTCACGCCACGCTTGATGGAGCTACTGCCGGGAACCAAGCCGGGGCGGGGCGGCGAGATCCAGCTTACCGACGCGATCAGGGAACTCTTACGCGAACAGGAAGTGTTCGCGGTCAAGATGGAGTCGCGCGGGTACGACACTGGCAACGTGCTCTCGTGGCTCGAGGCCAATGTGGCGCTTGCGTTGGAGCGCGAGGAACTCGCCGATCTTCTGCGCGAGCGAGTGAGTGAAATCTGTAAGTGCGGGTAGGAGGTGAGATCGATCTGGTAGGGGCTATTGTCCAAACGATGCGTCCCCGTCAATGGACCAAGAACCTCATCGTGTTCGCGCCCCTGATCTTTTCGGGGCACATCCAGGATGTCGGCGCGATTCTCGCGAGCGTGGTCGCGTTTGGCGTTTTCTGTCTGGCATCCGGCGCTGCCTATCTCCTCAACGACGTGCGTGACGCGCACGCGGACAGCCTTCACGATGTCAAGCGTACCCGCCCTGTGGCGTCCGGAGAGCTTCCGGCCACCGTGGCGGTCGCCTCGGCGATAGTGATCGCGGTGCTTGCCGTCGCGGTCGCGTTCGCGCTGGCGCGGCCGGTTGGCGTGATGACGCTCGGATACCTGGCCCTGCAAAACGCCTACACGTTCGGCCTCAAGCACCAGGTCATCCTCGACGTGATGTCCATCTCGGCCGGATTCATCATCCGTGCCGCAGCTGGTGCGGCGGCGGTAAGCGTCGCCGCTTCTCCCTGGCTCTACATGTGCGCGGCACTTCTCGCGCTGTTTCTCGGCTTTGGCAAGCGTCGTCACGAGCTGCTCATGGCCGAGGACACCGTGGGCAGTCACCGCGCCGTACTCGACGACTACTCGCCGCACCTTCTCGATGTGCTTGTCGCGACGGCGACCTCGGCAACGATCATCGCGTACTCCCTCTACACGTTCTTCTCGCCTACCGCCGCCGAGCACGACTACCTCATGCTCACGATTCCGTTCGTGGTGTATGGGGTGCTTCGCTACGTGTTCCTCATGTACAAGCACAATCTCGGAGGCAGTCCGGAAGAGATACTGCTTACCGATGTCCCGCTCATCATCACCATCCTGGCGTGGCTCGCCACGGCGTCAGTCGTCATCTACCTGACCTGACAGCGAACGACCGGCAACCGACGGACCTGCGCTAGAAGAACCGCTTCGCCAGGCCGAGGACACCTTGCTTCCACGGCACCCGGTGCGAGACTCCGCTTGCGCCCTTAAACTCGTTGAGGTGCGCGACGTACCACTCGTAGTTGCGCACGAGCGCGTCCTTGTTCGAGTAGCGTGGCTGCCAGCCGAGTACATGCTTGGCCTTGTCGATCGAGACGAACGAGTCTTTCGAGGCGGTTTCGTAGACCCACTTGTAGAGTGGCGAGAGGTTGAGCGCCTCGAGCAGACGCAGGGTCCAGATCATCGGCGCGGCAGGAAAGCCGCGGATCTTCTTGCCGTGCCCGGCGTGGTCGAGGACGGCCTGGTAGTCTTCGCGCATCGTGGCGAACTCCTCGGCCCCGATGTTGAAGGTGTCGTTGACAACATCGCGGTCGAGAGTGCAGCACAGGTAGATGGCGCTGCACAGATCCTCGACGTCGAGAAGTTGGTAGCGGTTGTTGCCGTTGCCGATCATAGGGAAGCCGTGGCCGGTATGGGCCCAGTCGTAGAGGAGTGCGAACACGCCGAGGCGCTCCGGGCCGATGAAGCTCTTGGGACGGATGATCGGCACGCACATGCCGCGCTCGCGGAACTCTAGGCAGACCTCCTCCGCGGCGATCTTGGCTTCCCCGTAGGGGCCCACGCCCACGAGCGGGTCGTTTTCGAGCAGCGGGTGGTGGTCGGGGATGCCGTAGACGGCGGTCGAGGAGATCATCACAAAGCGGTCGACGCCTTCCGAATGCGCCGCTTCGAGCAGGATTTTGGTGCCGTCGACGTCGGTTGAGAAGATGTCTTGAGGCGAGTAGAGGGGAAGGGCGGCTGCGGCGTGGACGACTATGTCGACGCCGCGCATCGCCCGCCGCACGACATCCGGATCACGGATATCGCCGGAAATCGCATCAACGCGGTCGGCGCAGTCATCGTAGTTGAACTCGATAAGGTCAAGCGATCGGATGGTGTGATCGCGTTCGAGCAGGTAGCGAATCAGATTGATGCCGAGGAAGCCTGAGCCTCCGGTGATAAGGTAGCGCATCAGCCTCCCAGCGCCTCCCGCAGCACGTTTGCCACGGCGCTCTGTTGCTCGCGCGTGATTCCCGGGAAGCACGGAATCGCGAAGGTCTGCTCGGAAACTCGTTCTGCTACTGGTAGCGAGCCCTCGGCGTACCCGAGGTATGCGAACGCCTCTTGGTGATGGAGCGCGCGAGGGTAGTACGCCGCGCCGCCAATGCCAGCTTGGGTGAGCGCGGCAATGAGCCGGTCCCGCTCGGGGGAGGCCACGATGTAGAGGTGGTACACGCTCTCACCAAAGTCGCGCACGGCCGACAGTGTGAGTGGCAATCCGGCGAGTAGCTCGTCGTAGATAGCCGCCGCGGTGCGGCGCTCGGCGTTCCATCTGTCCAGGTGCGGCAGTTTGATGCGCAGGATCGCGGCCTGCAGCGCGTCGAGTCGCGAGTTCACGCCAACCGCGTCATGGAAGTACTTCACCGTGGTGCCGTGATTTGCCATCTTGCGGCACGCCGCGGCGATCTCACCGTCATCGGTCGTGATGATTCCGCCGTCCCCTGCGCATCCGAGGTTCTTGCTCGGGAAGAACGAAAATGCCGCCACGTCGCCGAGTGATCCGGCGCGCGCGTCGCGATAGGTGGCTCCTATCGCCTGACACGCGTCTTCCACGACTCGGAGTCCGTGCGCCGCGGCGATATCGCGCAGCGGATCCATGTCCGCGCACTGTCCGAAGATGTGCACGGGCATGATCGCCCGGGTGCGCTCGGTGATCGCGGCCTCAAT
The nucleotide sequence above comes from Clostridiales bacterium. Encoded proteins:
- a CDS encoding decaprenyl-phosphate phosphoribosyltransferase; the protein is MRVGGEIDLVGAIVQTMRPRQWTKNLIVFAPLIFSGHIQDVGAILASVVAFGVFCLASGAAYLLNDVRDAHADSLHDVKRTRPVASGELPATVAVASAIVIAVLAVAVAFALARPVGVMTLGYLALQNAYTFGLKHQVILDVMSISAGFIIRAAAGAAAVSVAASPWLYMCAALLALFLGFGKRRHELLMAEDTVGSHRAVLDDYSPHLLDVLVATATSATIIAYSLYTFFSPTAAEHDYLMLTIPFVVYGVLRYVFLMYKHNLGGSPEEILLTDVPLIITILAWLATASVVIYLT
- a CDS encoding NAD-dependent epimerase/dehydratase family protein, with protein sequence MRYLITGGSGFLGINLIRYLLERDHTIRSLDLIEFNYDDCADRVDAISGDIRDPDVVRRAMRGVDIVVHAAAALPLYSPQDIFSTDVDGTKILLEAAHSEGVDRFVMISSTAVYGIPDHHPLLENDPLVGVGPYGEAKIAAEEVCLEFRERGMCVPIIRPKSFIGPERLGVFALLYDWAHTGHGFPMIGNGNNRYQLLDVEDLCSAIYLCCTLDRDVVNDTFNIGAEEFATMREDYQAVLDHAGHGKKIRGFPAAPMIWTLRLLEALNLSPLYKWVYETASKDSFVSIDKAKHVLGWQPRYSNKDALVRNYEWYVAHLNEFKGASGVSHRVPWKQGVLGLAKRFF
- a CDS encoding DegT/DnrJ/EryC1/StrS family aminotransferase — protein: MAIPLLDLRAQYLELKPELDAAISEVMSTAGFIGGPHVIGIEAEIAEYCGTSHAVACGNGTDALFLIMHALDIRAGDEVITTPFTFIATAEAIAHVGAVPVFVDIEPDTYNIDVTRIEAAITERTRAIMPVHIFGQCADMDPLRDIAAAHGLRVVEDACQAIGATYRDARAGSLGDVAAFSFFPSKNLGCAGDGGIITTDDGEIAAACRKMANHGTTVKYFHDAVGVNSRLDALQAAILRIKLPHLDRWNAERRTAAAIYDELLAGLPLTLSAVRDFGESVYHLYIVASPERDRLIAALTQAGIGGAAYYPRALHHQEAFAYLGYAEGSLPVAERVSEQTFAIPCFPGITREQQSAVANVLREALGG